Proteins co-encoded in one Diprion similis isolate iyDipSimi1 chromosome 13, iyDipSimi1.1, whole genome shotgun sequence genomic window:
- the LOC124414177 gene encoding uncharacterized protein LOC124414177 isoform X1, with protein MQTSNQPQTMPSLLNARGSLPDIAVTMVSGREIHGAFSLIVDDVDSTDSLRCNSIVGEGPEVDGSSTGSSSSQSSSSHTPLDSPGGPRERIKQIQVEAETRRGEFARLLEEHAQVVRKLKMMEAEEQLSGSSSSGNVLGAATQA; from the exons ATGCAGACTAGCAATCAACCACAGACGATGCCGTCTCTACTTAACGCTCGAG gATCGCTACCAGACATCGCCGTAACCATGGTTTCAGGCCGAGAGATCCACGGGGCCTTCAG TTTGATTGTGGACGACGTCGACTCGACGGATTCCCTTCGGTGTAACTCGATCGTCGGCGAAGGCCCGGAGGTGGACGGCTCGTCAACGGGAAGCAGCTCGTCGCAATCCTCGTCGTCGCACACCCCGTTGGACAGCCCGGGTGGACCGCGAGAGAGAATAAAGCAGATCCAGGTGGAGGCCGAGACGCGGCGGGGTGAATTCGCGAGGCTCCTCGAGGAGCACGCCCAGGTTGTCAGGAAGCTCAAGATGATGGAGGCCGAGGAACAGCTGAGCGGCTCGTCCTCAAGCGGCAACGTCCTCGGTGCGGCGACGCAGGCGTGA
- the LOC124414168 gene encoding U3 small nucleolar RNA-associated protein 25 homolog has product MVRGKKPTRGGNRRKLDKRFEHKPKLKKGKFNIREASYVKERDAKNEEIESRRRKLEAERSKQLELEAESSEEEREDPLKMLLSAIGGAETRRQPAIDSDSESESESEPDDEAGLESSAVEESLFKTGIPDVDHDTSEVSDAEHIEINLREEEEEDQETAREDAGNLRDPFSIHLLNDLDDDLYKSVSAVPQKAATSRSKWPTLGTVVFQIPEIADEFSKPVKKRPRISILEDKQFARHGAVPQAIDAVDWDKLFVKSQIQGNISKANYDNIKDSLVSNNKPSPLTLLQKELFTIINNYQDLCYNERNFANGEEIRFLYCLHAVNHILKTRTKVLHHNAKLTKAKKSGTADIPDEYRDQGLVRPKVLIIVPFRHSCLKIVQLLIAILIGEDKGGSVVNKLRFMEDFSGNELAMPRKNPKPEDYEQTFEGNVDDTFKIGISVTKKTLKLYSDFYSSDIIISSVLGLRMLVGAEGEPDRDYDFLASVELLVMDQTEVFAMQNWDHLLHVLDHIHLQPKESHGTDFSRVRSWVVNGWSKFYRQTLIFSGVALPEIHAIFNKRCFNYAGKARVVNPVTSGTVCQAVIQVPQVFHRFDSRDHGHDIEARFAFFVSKILPQYKDSIMNHTVIYVPSYFDFVKVRNYFKKEELSFVQICEYSKDAKVARARDMFYHSDAHFLIYSERFHFFRRIRLKGIRHLIFFAPPTFPHFYSELCNLMQEANQNPNAGSDSNMTVTLMYSKYDALKLAGIVGTERTTKMISSGQDVHMFMTGG; this is encoded by the coding sequence ATGGTTCGTGGGAAAAAACCGACTCGCGGAGGGAATCGACGGAAATTGGATAAGCGTTTCGAGCATAAGCCTAAGCTGAAAAAGGGTAAATTCAATATCAGGGAAGCCTCGTATGTCAAAGAACGTGATGCCAAGAACGAAGAGATTGAAAGTAGGAGGCGAAAATTAGAGGCGGAGAGAAGTAAACAGTTGGAACTTGAGGCTGAGAGTTCCGAAGAGGAACGAGAGGATCCGTTAAAAATGTTGCTTTCAGCTATCGGTGGTGCCGAAACTAGGAGGCAACCTGCCATTGACTCTGATTCCGAGTCAGAGTCTGAATCCGAGCCTGACGACGAAGCCGGGCTCGAATCTTCCGCCGTAGAAGAAAGTCTTTTCAAGACGGGAATCCCGGACGTGGATCACGATACTTCCGAGGTTAGCGACGCCGAACATATCGAGATAAATTTaagggaggaagaggaagaagaccAAGAGACCGCGCGCGAAGATGCCGGAAACCTCAGAGATCCGTTTTCAATTCATCTGCTCAACGATTTAGACGACGACTTGTACAAATCCGTATCCGCAGTTCCTCAGAAGGCTGCGACAAGTAGGTCGAAGTGGCCAACTCTTGGAACCGTTGTGTTTCAAATCCCAGAGATCGCGGATGAGTTTTCTAAGCCTGTTAAAAAAAGACCCAGGATCTCGATATTGGAAGACAAGCAATTCGCCAGGCACGGAGCTGTTCCGCAAGCCATAGACGCCGTTGACTGGGACAAGTTGTTCGTCAAGTCGCAAATTCAAGGCAATATCTCCAAGGCGAACTACGATAATATTAAGGACAGTCTGgtgtctaacaataagccgAGTCCCCTAACACTGTTGCAGAAAGAATTGTTTACCATAATTAACAATTATCAAGATCTGTGCTACAACGAGCGGAATTTCGCCAACGGCGAAGAAATTAGATTTCTTTATTGTTTGCACGCGGTAAATCACATTTTAAAAACTAGAACCAAGGTCTTGCATCACAATGCGAAACTGACTAAGGCCAAGAAGTCAGGGACAGCGGATATTCCGGACGAATATCGGGATCAGGGATTAGTCAGGCCGAAGGTTCTTATAATAGTCCCATTCAGACACTCGTGTTTAAAAATTGTCCAGCTATTGATCGCGATTTTAATCGGAGAAGACAAGGGTGGGTCAGTGGTGAACAAACTTCGTTTCATGGAGGATTTCAGTGGCAACGAACTTGCAATGCCGAGGAAAAATCCCAAGCCCGAAGATTACGAGCAAACCTTCGAAGGGAACGTCGACGATACCTTCAAAATCGGCATATCCGTGACGAAGAAAACGTTGAAACTTTATTCCGACTTTTACTCATCCGATATAATCATCTCGTCCGTCCTTGGGCTCCGAATGCTCGTCGGCGCCGAGGGCGAACCCGACAGGGATTACGATTTCCTTGCGTCCGTGGAGTTGCTCGTGATGGACCAGACGGAGGTGTTCGCGATGCAGAATTGGGACCACTTGCTGCACGTCCTCGACCACATTCATCTCCAGCCAAAGGAATCTCACGGTACGGATTTCTCTCGCGTTCGCAGCTGGGTGGTGAATGGTTGGTCAAAGTTCTATCGGCAGACGCTGATATTCTCCGGCGTAGCGTTACCCGAGATACATGCGATATTCAACAAGCGGTGCTTCAACTACGCGGGAAAAGCGAGGGTCGTGAATCCGGTGACTTCCGGAACCGTTTGCCAAGCGGTGATTCAAGTGCCCCAGGTGTTTCACAGGTTCGATTCCCGAGACCACGGCCACGACATAGAGGCCAGGTTCGCTTTCTTCGTATCGAAGATTCTCCCCCAGTACAAGGACAGCATCATGAATCACACCGTTATCTACGTACCGTCCTACTTCGACTTCGTCAAAGTTCGCAACTACTTCAAGAAGGAGGAGCTCAGCTTCGTTCAGATCTGCGAGTACTCGAAGGATGCAAAGGTGGCCAGGGCCAGGGACATGTTTTACCACAGTGACGCGCATTTCCTCATTTACTCGGAGCGGTTTCATTTCTTCCGTAGGATACGCCTCAAGGGCATAAGGCATCTGATATTCTTTGCACCGCCGACGTTCCCTCACTTTTACAGCGAACTTTGCAACCTCATGCAGGAAGCGAATCAGAATCCGAACGCAGGCTCGGACAGTAACATGACCGTCACTTTGATGTACTCGAAGTATGACGCGTTGAAGCTCGCAGGCATCGTCGGCACCGAAAGGACAACGAAAATGATTAGCTCGGGCCAAGACGTTCACATGTTTATGACCGGCGGCTGA
- the LOC124414174 gene encoding transmembrane protein 192, producing MVSLVRDQPNTSGSGAVFFAASMNMDDDEYLQPVITSQEDDNFHKLDTIPYTFVALLFGVALEITGIAFVSLWPEEENKCDTYFVLLYLHCAYWLLVMLLDHILKLKHHHLRISGYLDFYQSTYQHIRAPFFVASLWNAAYLLLATILHHTHKMDYEKYCRASEWLTPMNYILLLTTLELSIIVPVYVNYIRRVRRFNRLRPPPDVTREEWLSSFTQDSYAGGGEVGYQQKGSNLAELLEKQADLIRYLRDHNVKLSHRMMLLADQRRPREP from the exons ATGGTCAGCCTCGTACGTGATCAGCCGAACACTTCTGGAAGC GGCGCCGTATTTTTCGCCGCTTCTATGAACATGGACGACGACGAATATCTACAACCAGTTATCACCTCGCAGGAGGACGACAACTTTCACAAATTGGACACGATCCCGTACACGTTCGTCGCCCTCCTATTTGGC GTTGCCTTGGAAATAACTGGCATAGCCTTTGTTTCGTTGTGGCCTGAGGAAGAAAACAAATGCGACACATATTTCGTACTGTTGTATCTCCATTGCGCCTACTGGCTCCTGGTAATGCTACTCGATCATATTCTCAAATTGAAACATCATCATTTGAGGATAAGCGGCTACTTGGACTTCTATCAGTCGACCTACCAGCACATAAGGGCTCCGTTCTTCGTCGCCTCACTTTGGAACGCCGCTTACCTTTTGCTCGCAACAATCTTACATCACACGCACAAGATGGACTATGAGAAATACTGCAGAGCTTCGGAGTGGCTTACGCCGATGAACTACATATTGCTTCTCACCACCTTGGAACTTTCGATAATCGTCCCTGTCTATGTCAATTATATCA GACGAGTTAGACGCTTTAATCGATTGAGACCACCTCCGGACGTTACCCGCGAGGAATGGCTGTCGTCGTTCACTCAAGACTCGTACGCCGGTGGCGGGGAGGTCGGCTATCAGCAGAAGGGATCGAACTTGGCTGAATTACTCGAGAAACAAGCAGATCTGATTAGGTACTTGCGCGATCATAATGTTAAACTGAGTCATAGGATGATGCTGCTCGCGGACCAAAGGAGACCAAGAGAGCCGTAG
- the LOC124414173 gene encoding uncharacterized protein LOC124414173 produces MSKSSEEAGGNGPPQDGSGENSGQKDANGIYENRAGTKKIVRVVTVMAYVFSVSFTAILLSAYYVFIWEPPNPKMIQRSRLVSDPQIEYLTHYLPNLRANSSEESLVATGINDGLGKTLNLLERITLRKGREMRSDDGSQGRQTFKDRDDFMEFKYSTTPLVDLRNEVSLSSVYLATAASSAGDLSSLEIGETSSRKTELGEDSPPTEIDLPDNQATSVNVDTTTAYANEPVYSRPTPANTGVYLVKKPYGELREVKKEEKKSGNPHQFANETAQESGGEGETNTPQRLPGITFTKDGTNLSPRPNASSIPPAPSAVDLRGIIYAGLRLKVGNYSHFEVRPGATAKGNGDAIEGGDERRVTEAVISGIPAVSKLDENFDDDRSGEHDDRSGLKEDGNEASTTVSKDRPVYDGRNARERILKRK; encoded by the exons ATGAGCAAGTCGTCGGAAGAAGCCGGTGGTAACGGACCCCCGCAGGATGGATCGGGAGAAAACAGTGGTCAGAAGGACGCGAATGGGATTTATGAAAACCGTGCGGGGACGAAAAAGATAGTTCGCGTGGTCACGGTAATGGCCTACGTATTTTCTGTGAGTTTTACTGCGATTCTTCTAAGTGCCTATTACGTGTTCATTTGGGAGCCACCGAACCCGAAAATGATACAGCGAAGCCGACTGGTGAGCGATCCTCAGATAGAGTATCTCACCCATTACTTGCCAAATTTACGAGCAAATTCTTCGGAGGAGTCGCTGGTGGCTACAGGGATCAACGATGGTCTAGGGAAGACATTGAATCTCCTCGAGAGAATAACTTTGCGGAAAGGACGTGAGATGCGATCCGACGATGGTTCGCAAGGGAGGCAGACTTTCAAGGATAGAGACGACTTTATGGAATTCAAATATTCCACCACCCCGCTCGTCGATCTACGAAACGAGGTATCGTTATCCTCCGTTTATCTCGCGACGGCTGCCTCGTCGGCGGGTGATTTATCGTCGCTCGAAATCGGCGAAACATCGTCAAGAAAAACAGAGCTAGGCGAGGATTCACCACCAACCGAAATCGATCTACCTGATAATCAAGCCACATCCGTAAACGTCGATACAACGACGGCTTACGCTAACGAACCTGTTTACTCGAGGCCCACCCCGGCGAACACGGGCGTGTACCTGGTGAAAAAGCCGTACGGCGAGCTTCGGGAggtgaagaaagaagagaagaaatccGGGAATCCTCACCAATTTGCAAATGAGACAGCGCAGGAATCCGGCGGTGAGGGTGAAACCAACACGCCTCAACGGTTGCCCGGAATCACGTTCACCAAAGATGGAACCAACCTCTCGCCCCGACCCAACGCTTCGTCGATACCACCCGCCCCATCGGCGGTGGATCTGAGAGGAATCATTTATGCGGGATTACGTTTGAAAGTTGGAAACTATTCTCATTTCGAAGTCCGACCCGGCGCTACGGCGAAGGGTAATGGAG acGCGATCGAAGGAGGAGACGAGAGGAGGGTGACGGAGGCGGTGATATCGGGGATCCCAGCAGTGTCCAAGCTGGACGAGAATTTCGATGACGACAGGTCGGGAGAGCACGACGATCGGTCAGGGTTGAAGGAGGATGGAAACGAGGCGTCGACCACCGTTTCCAAGGATCGGCCGGTCTATGACGGGAGAAACGCGAGGGAGCGCATCCTGAAGCGCAAATAG
- the LOC124414177 gene encoding uncharacterized protein LOC124414177 isoform X2, protein MVKGSLPDIAVTMVSGREIHGAFSLIVDDVDSTDSLRCNSIVGEGPEVDGSSTGSSSSQSSSSHTPLDSPGGPRERIKQIQVEAETRRGEFARLLEEHAQVVRKLKMMEAEEQLSGSSSSGNVLGAATQA, encoded by the exons gATCGCTACCAGACATCGCCGTAACCATGGTTTCAGGCCGAGAGATCCACGGGGCCTTCAG TTTGATTGTGGACGACGTCGACTCGACGGATTCCCTTCGGTGTAACTCGATCGTCGGCGAAGGCCCGGAGGTGGACGGCTCGTCAACGGGAAGCAGCTCGTCGCAATCCTCGTCGTCGCACACCCCGTTGGACAGCCCGGGTGGACCGCGAGAGAGAATAAAGCAGATCCAGGTGGAGGCCGAGACGCGGCGGGGTGAATTCGCGAGGCTCCTCGAGGAGCACGCCCAGGTTGTCAGGAAGCTCAAGATGATGGAGGCCGAGGAACAGCTGAGCGGCTCGTCCTCAAGCGGCAACGTCCTCGGTGCGGCGACGCAGGCGTGA